The Desulfovibrio sp. UIB00 genome has a window encoding:
- a CDS encoding phosphopantetheine-binding protein gives MNDNKIRETIDAALSEEFELSPDQLVPTAHIKEDLGLDSLDIVDMVIVLEKAFNFKLQNKESLVKIQTLGDIYAFIEALRDEGTVKAEQ, from the coding sequence ATGAACGATAATAAAATTAGAGAGACGATTGACGCGGCCTTGAGTGAAGAATTTGAATTGTCCCCGGATCAGCTTGTTCCTACAGCGCATATCAAGGAAGACCTCGGGCTTGATAGCCTTGATATCGTGGATATGGTCATCGTGCTGGAAAAGGCCTTCAACTTCAAATTGCAAAACAAAGAGTCCCTGGTAAAAATTCAGACACTTGGGGACATTTATGCATTCATCGAGGCCTTGCGCGATGAAGGAACCGTCAAGGCGGAACAGTAA
- a CDS encoding beta-ketoacyl-[acyl-carrier-protein] synthase family protein, with product MRGKRVVVTGMGAVSPFGEGVAAMYEGVRDNRCALSPLPAYKLEGLSCRVAGLVPPLQEKRIPRELRRSMSPMSIFACLAAWEALANAGLGKRPEQRMGVAVGSTVGSPTMLHEFFEMFLREHSVESMRSTVFFKVMSHTVAANVALACGCAGRTLAPAAACASGLMSLCLGFEAIAAGREEMMLCGGADEFHLLTSATFDRLGAASHTEDPDCASRPFDAERTGIVCGEGAGILLLESLESAQARNAPVLAEIRGAAISSSPGSIAQPDAAAIADCMRRTLEDAGVQPQDVAYVNAHATATEFGDIAEGQAIEDVFGSTTPVSSFKGHLGHTMAASGALESILCIDMLQSSTYFPTRGLRNPDARCGNLNHMYEHLHKPSGLVLKNSFALGGCNCTIIFDSLRENSMNVGKE from the coding sequence ATGCGCGGAAAGCGAGTAGTCGTAACCGGCATGGGCGCGGTTTCGCCATTCGGTGAGGGCGTGGCAGCCATGTACGAAGGTGTGCGTGATAACCGTTGCGCGTTGTCCCCATTGCCAGCCTATAAACTTGAAGGTCTGTCATGCCGGGTAGCCGGGCTGGTGCCTCCATTGCAGGAAAAGCGCATTCCCAGGGAATTGCGGCGTTCTATGTCGCCCATGTCCATTTTTGCCTGCCTCGCTGCCTGGGAGGCTTTGGCCAATGCCGGCTTGGGCAAGCGGCCCGAGCAGCGCATGGGCGTGGCGGTTGGCTCAACTGTGGGCAGCCCCACCATGCTGCATGAATTTTTTGAAATGTTTCTGCGCGAGCACAGCGTGGAGAGCATGCGCAGTACAGTATTTTTCAAGGTCATGAGCCACACGGTCGCCGCCAATGTGGCTCTGGCCTGCGGCTGCGCCGGCCGCACGCTTGCGCCTGCCGCCGCCTGCGCCTCTGGCCTCATGAGCCTGTGTCTGGGGTTTGAGGCTATCGCCGCAGGGCGGGAAGAAATGATGCTCTGCGGCGGCGCGGATGAATTCCACCTTTTGACCTCCGCCACCTTTGACCGCCTTGGCGCGGCATCCCACACAGAAGACCCGGATTGCGCCTCGCGCCCCTTTGATGCGGAGCGCACAGGCATTGTTTGCGGCGAAGGTGCGGGCATCCTGCTGCTGGAGAGTCTGGAAAGTGCTCAGGCCCGCAATGCGCCTGTACTGGCGGAAATACGCGGCGCAGCCATATCTTCATCACCCGGCAGCATCGCTCAGCCCGACGCGGCAGCCATTGCCGATTGCATGCGCAGAACGTTGGAAGATGCAGGCGTGCAACCGCAGGATGTTGCCTATGTTAACGCCCACGCCACCGCTACAGAATTCGGTGATATTGCGGAAGGACAGGCCATTGAAGACGTTTTTGGCTCAACAACACCTGTCAGCAGTTTCAAGGGGCACCTGGGGCACACCATGGCGGCCAGCGGCGCGCTGGAAAGTATTTTGTGTATAGATATGTTGCAGTCTTCCACCTATTTTCCAACGCGCGGCTTGCGTAATCCTGATGCCAGATGTGGGAATCTGAACCATATGTACGAGCATCTACATAAACCAAGCGGTTTGGTATTAAAAAACAGTTTTGCGCTTGGCGGTTGCAATTGCACTATCATATTTGATAGCTTGCGTGAAAATTCAATGAATGTTGGGAAAGAATGA